A region of Armatimonadota bacterium DNA encodes the following proteins:
- the der gene encoding ribosome biogenesis GTPase Der produces MALRLPTLVIVGRPNVGKSTMFNRLIGYRLAVVEDTPGVTRDRIYAESQWKGWKYRVVDTGGILFGDEDPLVDQIRTQAEVAMAEADVVLFVTDSVDGVHPADWALAEYLRGFKRPVYLVVNKADNQERVDASPEFYSLGVGEDVFPVSALQDKGFDKLLSHVFEGLAKHVDPNEEPVDELRLAIIGRPNVGKSSMLNAFSGEQRAIVSDIPGTTRDAIDSVVEYKGRTIRLIDTAGIRRRGKVQGSIEFYMVLRAQRALERAECALVVIDGQEGLTDGDKRVAKMSLEMGKPLVIAVNKWDLIEPPTGQLGKTTEAKKEFTRQIRAEIPEMDYAVIRFTSAQEASGMDGVMKAVFTAVDNWKFRAPTGPLNRLIQDAQFDKPLTRKGQPFKIKFATQAESMPPTFVLFCNNPDLFHFSYQRYIENQLRKKFPLPGTPIRIVSRKSGEDRED; encoded by the coding sequence ATGGCCCTGCGTCTCCCTACCCTCGTCATCGTCGGCCGGCCCAACGTCGGCAAGAGCACGATGTTCAACCGCCTCATCGGCTACCGGTTGGCGGTTGTGGAAGACACGCCGGGCGTCACCCGCGACCGGATCTATGCCGAATCGCAATGGAAGGGCTGGAAGTACCGTGTGGTCGATACCGGCGGAATCTTGTTTGGCGACGAGGATCCCCTCGTCGACCAGATCCGGACCCAGGCGGAAGTCGCCATGGCCGAGGCCGATGTCGTGCTGTTCGTCACCGATTCGGTCGATGGCGTCCACCCGGCCGATTGGGCTCTGGCCGAATACCTTCGGGGGTTCAAACGCCCGGTCTACCTGGTCGTCAACAAAGCCGACAACCAAGAACGGGTGGATGCCAGCCCCGAGTTCTATAGCCTCGGCGTCGGCGAGGATGTCTTCCCCGTATCGGCCCTGCAAGACAAAGGGTTCGACAAACTGCTCTCCCATGTGTTCGAAGGGCTCGCCAAACATGTGGATCCCAACGAAGAGCCCGTCGACGAACTGCGGCTGGCCATCATCGGCCGCCCCAATGTCGGCAAATCCAGCATGCTCAACGCGTTCAGCGGCGAACAGCGCGCCATCGTCAGCGACATCCCTGGCACGACTCGCGACGCCATCGACTCAGTTGTTGAATATAAGGGCAGAACCATCCGCCTCATCGACACCGCTGGGATCCGCCGGCGCGGCAAGGTGCAAGGGAGCATCGAGTTCTACATGGTCTTGCGCGCCCAAAGGGCCCTGGAACGCGCCGAATGCGCCCTCGTCGTCATTGATGGCCAAGAAGGCCTGACCGACGGCGACAAGCGCGTGGCCAAGATGTCGCTGGAAATGGGCAAACCGCTCGTCATCGCCGTCAACAAGTGGGATCTCATCGAACCGCCGACCGGCCAGCTCGGCAAAACCACCGAGGCAAAAAAGGAGTTCACCCGGCAAATCCGGGCCGAAATCCCTGAGATGGACTATGCCGTCATCCGGTTCACAAGCGCCCAAGAGGCCAGCGGCATGGACGGCGTGATGAAGGCCGTCTTCACCGCCGTCGACAATTGGAAGTTCCGGGCCCCAACCGGCCCCCTCAACCGGCTGATCCAAGATGCGCAGTTCGATAAGCCCCTCACCCGCAAAGGCCAGCCGTTCAAAATCAAGTTCGCCACCCAAGCCGAATCAATGCCACCCACGTTCGTACTCTTCTGCAACAACCCCGATCTGTTCCACTTCAGCTATCAAAGATATATCGAAAACCAGCTCCGCAAGAAGTTCCCCCTGCCCGGCACCCCCATCCGCATCGTCTCCCGCAAATCGGGCGAAGACCGGGAAGATTAG
- a CDS encoding alpha-L-fucosidase has protein sequence MQLSRRQLLQSALAAHPVARMLMSISPNQDRTLPRIAKFEKLAFGIFVHFGLYSLLQKGEWAMHLHNIPRDEYMKLMDKWEMPDFSGRKLAQLAKSAGAKYITLTSRHHDGFSLYDSHGLDPWDVTKTPAGRDIVREFVDGCRAEGIVPCLYHTTLDWSDPRFENDWKGYQQYLRDSVEIICSNYGPLGTVWFDGNWSRPDADWELDALYSMVRKHQPEALIINNTGIGEEGKLVHPEIDAVTFERGHAERPKIAEGEKVYTGEMCMTSNYHWGSAGRDYNMISPATVIEYLCRTRHAGANFLMNLGPTKTGALPEYETALFHLVGEWVRLFGGDDNPIYLRNLDPIEGEGGDFGVRNGDDAYLFVFDLTATADPRASGTTARGTVPRTFKNPGGPYNRAVWMDSGQELKIDQDGGSLTLHPTGYPYGTNTVVRVAKLVRA, from the coding sequence GTGCAACTCTCCCGACGCCAACTCCTCCAATCCGCTTTGGCCGCCCATCCCGTGGCCCGTATGCTCATGTCAATTTCCCCCAACCAAGACCGCACCCTGCCCCGGATTGCCAAGTTCGAAAAACTCGCCTTCGGCATTTTTGTCCACTTCGGGCTCTATAGCTTGCTCCAAAAGGGGGAATGGGCAATGCACTTGCACAACATCCCCCGCGATGAATACATGAAGCTGATGGACAAGTGGGAAATGCCGGATTTCAGCGGCCGCAAGCTGGCCCAACTGGCCAAAAGCGCTGGCGCAAAATACATCACCCTCACCAGCCGCCACCACGATGGGTTCAGCCTCTATGATTCGCACGGCCTGGATCCTTGGGATGTGACCAAAACCCCCGCCGGTCGGGATATCGTCCGCGAATTCGTCGACGGGTGCCGGGCCGAGGGCATCGTGCCCTGCCTCTACCACACCACCCTGGATTGGTCAGACCCTCGGTTTGAGAACGACTGGAAAGGCTATCAGCAGTACCTGCGCGACTCGGTCGAAATCATCTGCTCAAACTATGGCCCACTCGGTACTGTGTGGTTCGATGGGAATTGGTCACGGCCCGATGCCGATTGGGAACTCGACGCCCTCTATTCAATGGTTCGAAAACACCAACCTGAAGCCCTAATCATTAACAACACCGGGATCGGCGAAGAAGGCAAACTCGTTCACCCGGAGATCGATGCGGTGACGTTCGAAAGGGGGCACGCCGAACGCCCCAAGATCGCCGAAGGCGAAAAGGTGTACACCGGCGAGATGTGCATGACCTCCAACTACCATTGGGGGTCGGCCGGACGCGATTACAACATGATCAGCCCAGCGACGGTGATCGAATACCTCTGCCGTACCCGCCACGCCGGGGCCAACTTCCTCATGAACCTTGGCCCAACCAAAACCGGGGCGTTGCCCGAATACGAAACGGCGCTGTTCCACCTAGTGGGCGAATGGGTCAGGCTGTTTGGCGGCGATGACAACCCCATCTACCTGAGGAACCTGGACCCCATCGAAGGCGAAGGGGGCGACTTTGGCGTGCGGAATGGAGACGACGCCTATCTGTTCGTCTTCGACCTCACCGCCACCGCCGACCCCCGCGCCAGCGGGACAACGGCCCGGGGAACCGTCCCGCGCACATTCAAAAACCCTGGCGGTCCGTACAATCGCGCTGTATGGATGGACTCCGGGCAGGAACTAAAAATCGATCAGGACGGTGGCTCGCTCACCCTCCACCCCACCGGCTACCCCTATGGGACGAACACGGTTGTGCGGGTTGCCAAACTTGTCCGGGCGTGA
- a CDS encoding mercury transporter MerT: MIAKAGVGSALLALLAHVPCCGPTALFAFGGLSGGAGWAEHLEPYRGLFLAMSAMSLGVGFWGAYKKPHAFHDCGTCTSEAHAKRKAAIGAMWFVAALVVGITIVGFVNEAGHVH, from the coding sequence ATGATTGCAAAAGCAGGGGTTGGGTCGGCGTTGCTTGCATTGCTTGCCCATGTCCCGTGCTGTGGGCCGACGGCTTTGTTTGCCTTTGGCGGGCTGAGCGGTGGGGCAGGATGGGCCGAACACCTTGAACCGTATCGCGGTTTGTTTTTGGCGATGAGCGCCATGAGTTTGGGAGTGGGTTTTTGGGGTGCTTACAAAAAACCACATGCCTTCCACGATTGCGGGACTTGCACTTCTGAAGCGCATGCCAAGCGTAAGGCCGCGATCGGGGCCATGTGGTTTGTGGCCGCCCTTGTGGTTGGAATCACCATCGTGGGGTTTGTTAACGAAGCTGGGCACGTCCACTAG
- a CDS encoding LptF/LptG family permease: MKRLDFYILKEMLVPLIAGTLVIGFLFVTNELIWLFKEIDVSSIPREAILKFALLSAPKWYQLIFPMGVTFGSSLAISRLAREGEITAMRAAGISISRILLPVAVVGAAYSGLSLYNSDKVTPWAGREYQRLVMEFGIRARISRIEQNQSINLPPYSANIGSVRQVGDDDLELKDILLYERPKPGQVYFYSAPSGRYSKGVWTFENPVVRIIEGESLIMVNRVKSMTINQRISLSDFFRDATQNERSNAQLWSDIQAMKKVNRIVRSTEVEFYSRFAGAATCLGFAVMGGILAIRFRRGSAFQGFLISLVIVWLYFNVQVMSSEIVGRIGWLPPVGAAWLPFVLICAVTALASWRLS; this comes from the coding sequence GTGAAGCGGCTCGACTTCTACATCCTCAAGGAGATGCTTGTCCCCTTGATCGCGGGGACACTCGTCATCGGCTTTTTGTTTGTTACAAATGAGTTGATCTGGCTTTTCAAAGAGATTGACGTGAGTTCAATCCCCCGGGAAGCGATCCTCAAATTTGCCCTACTTTCGGCCCCAAAGTGGTACCAGTTGATCTTTCCGATGGGCGTGACGTTTGGCAGCTCATTGGCGATTTCCCGGCTGGCTCGGGAGGGGGAGATCACGGCCATGCGGGCGGCGGGGATCTCCATCAGCCGGATTTTGTTGCCGGTTGCCGTGGTCGGGGCGGCTTATTCCGGGCTCAGCCTCTACAACTCTGACAAAGTCACCCCTTGGGCGGGGCGGGAATACCAGCGTCTGGTGATGGAATTTGGGATAAGGGCCCGGATCAGCCGGATCGAACAAAACCAGTCCATCAACCTGCCTCCTTATTCAGCCAACATCGGCTCCGTGAGGCAAGTGGGCGACGACGACCTTGAATTGAAGGACATCCTCCTTTACGAACGGCCCAAGCCGGGCCAGGTCTATTTTTATTCGGCTCCCTCTGGCCGGTATTCCAAGGGGGTATGGACGTTTGAAAACCCGGTTGTCCGGATCATCGAAGGAGAGAGCCTGATCATGGTGAATCGGGTGAAATCGATGACGATCAACCAGCGGATCTCTTTGAGTGACTTCTTCCGTGATGCAACCCAAAACGAGCGTTCCAATGCGCAGTTGTGGTCCGACATCCAGGCGATGAAAAAGGTCAACCGCATCGTTCGGAGCACGGAGGTGGAGTTTTATTCCCGTTTTGCCGGGGCGGCAACCTGCCTGGGATTCGCGGTGATGGGGGGGATCTTGGCCATCCGGTTCCGCCGAGGGAGCGCGTTCCAAGGATTTTTGATCAGCTTGGTAATCGTGTGGCTTTATTTTAATGTCCAGGTGATGTCTTCTGAAATCGTCGGGCGGATCGGTTGGCTTCCACCGGTTGGCGCGGCTTGGCTCCCGTTTGTGTTGATTTGCGCCGTCACGGCTTTGGCAAGCTGGAGACTGAGTTGA
- the plsY gene encoding glycerol-3-phosphate 1-O-acyltransferase PlsY produces MVNGWVLAVVSFFAGSIPVGYLVGRAQGIDVTQVGSGNIGATNIGRVLGKKAGAFCLAMDILKGLIPALVFRMIVDRPIFGFGFRSEDFGLICGGLAMLGHMYSPFLKFRGGKGIATGLGMLLGSAWPVGISVLIGFGVAFALTRIVSLASLVAVATLLAAGFYFTPPPLFWSVYALLAAVIVWKHRPNIERLLKGEEKQFAFGSQEKVDPVPGGDSPSDLDGGDNTSGK; encoded by the coding sequence ATGGTCAACGGGTGGGTCTTGGCGGTTGTGAGCTTCTTTGCCGGGTCGATCCCGGTCGGCTACCTTGTGGGAAGGGCTCAGGGAATTGATGTGACCCAAGTCGGCAGTGGGAACATCGGGGCCACGAACATCGGCCGGGTGCTGGGGAAAAAAGCCGGTGCGTTTTGCCTGGCCATGGACATTTTGAAGGGGCTTATCCCGGCGCTCGTTTTCCGCATGATTGTGGACCGACCGATTTTCGGCTTTGGATTCCGGAGCGAAGATTTTGGATTGATTTGCGGGGGTCTGGCCATGCTTGGCCACATGTACAGCCCGTTCTTGAAGTTCCGGGGTGGCAAGGGGATTGCAACGGGTCTGGGAATGCTTTTGGGTTCGGCGTGGCCGGTTGGGATCTCTGTGCTCATTGGGTTCGGTGTTGCCTTTGCCTTGACCCGGATTGTGAGTCTGGCCAGCCTGGTGGCGGTAGCCACCCTGCTTGCCGCCGGGTTTTATTTCACACCCCCGCCGCTTTTTTGGTCGGTCTACGCCTTGTTGGCGGCGGTGATTGTTTGGAAGCACCGGCCCAACATCGAGCGGCTTTTGAAAGGCGAAGAGAAGCAATTTGCGTTTGGCAGCCAGGAAAAAGTCGACCCGGTTCCCGGCGGAGACTCCCCATCCGACCTGGATGGGGGCGATAATACGTCTGGGAAGTAG
- a CDS encoding mannose-1-phosphate guanylyltransferase — MNKRVAVVMAGGSGERFWPVSTKERPKQFLKLADPDKTLLAQSVERAAALSSPARTYIATARHLAEMSGTACPQVPKPNILAEPAKRNTAGALVWVAANLIAQYPDDWAFLTVAVLTADQRIHTQTQFEETANRAMDAAESQGAIVTIGIRPDRPETGFGYIDCGEPVGEVFKVNKFTEKPDRATAEEFLSAGNFLWNSGMFFYTLPTFMSEMERHQPDLAAGTRKIAGEIARGDGAAADASFEGLASISIDYALMEKSDKVLVAEATFEWDDLGAWDAIARSFSPDPDGNVAVGPSKVIESHDNVVYNEFGRQVVNLLGVQGLAVVVTDGQILVMPTEKAQEVKKFLQ; from the coding sequence ATGAACAAACGGGTTGCCGTCGTGATGGCCGGGGGTTCCGGAGAACGCTTTTGGCCGGTGAGCACCAAAGAGCGGCCCAAGCAATTCCTCAAGCTGGCCGACCCCGACAAAACGTTGCTCGCCCAATCGGTCGAACGGGCGGCGGCACTTTCCTCTCCCGCCCGAACCTACATCGCCACGGCCCGGCACCTTGCCGAAATGAGCGGAACGGCCTGCCCGCAAGTCCCCAAGCCGAACATTCTGGCCGAGCCCGCAAAACGCAACACGGCCGGCGCGCTGGTCTGGGTGGCGGCAAACCTGATCGCCCAATACCCGGATGACTGGGCCTTTCTCACCGTCGCCGTCTTGACCGCCGACCAAAGGATCCACACCCAAACCCAGTTTGAAGAAACCGCCAACCGCGCCATGGATGCCGCGGAATCCCAAGGCGCCATCGTCACAATCGGCATCCGGCCCGACCGGCCCGAAACCGGCTTTGGATACATCGATTGCGGGGAGCCGGTCGGCGAAGTCTTCAAAGTCAATAAGTTCACGGAAAAACCTGACCGGGCAACCGCCGAAGAGTTCCTTTCCGCCGGCAACTTCTTGTGGAACAGCGGCATGTTTTTCTACACGCTCCCGACTTTCATGTCGGAGATGGAGCGTCACCAACCGGATTTGGCGGCCGGTACCCGGAAAATCGCCGGTGAAATCGCCAGGGGTGACGGGGCGGCGGCTGATGCCTCCTTCGAGGGCCTTGCCAGCATCTCGATCGATTACGCCCTCATGGAAAAAAGCGACAAAGTCTTGGTGGCCGAGGCGACATTCGAGTGGGATGATTTGGGGGCGTGGGACGCCATTGCCCGCTCTTTCTCGCCCGACCCCGACGGCAACGTGGCTGTCGGCCCCTCCAAGGTCATCGAGTCGCATGACAACGTGGTTTACAACGAATTCGGCCGACAGGTGGTCAACTTATTGGGCGTCCAAGGATTAGCCGTCGTGGTCACCGATGGGCAAATCTTGGTGATGCCGACCGAAAAAGCGCAGGAAGTCAAGAAGTTCTTACAATAA
- a CDS encoding HAD-IIIA family hydrolase: MPELVVERCDRTGVEPRGKWDRVIFFDRDGVLNIDHGYVSSRDRFEWVAGALEAISNLDSMGIGVGIITNQSGIGRGYYRESEFLELMEWVCHQAPIRYVAYCPHAPEAECPGRKPGPLMVQKALTWFGCPPDHAVLVGDKESDMEAARNAGIRGAQFTGGDLFGFVQKLL, translated from the coding sequence ATGCCTGAATTGGTTGTTGAGAGGTGCGACCGCACCGGAGTGGAACCGAGGGGCAAGTGGGACAGGGTCATCTTCTTCGACCGTGATGGGGTCTTGAACATTGACCACGGCTATGTTTCATCCAGGGATCGGTTCGAGTGGGTCGCCGGGGCCCTGGAAGCGATTTCCAACCTGGATTCCATGGGGATCGGAGTCGGCATCATCACCAACCAATCCGGAATTGGCCGGGGGTATTACCGCGAATCCGAGTTCCTGGAGTTGATGGAATGGGTTTGCCACCAGGCCCCGATTCGGTATGTGGCCTATTGCCCGCATGCCCCAGAAGCCGAATGCCCGGGCCGGAAACCCGGGCCGCTAATGGTCCAGAAAGCCTTGACTTGGTTCGGTTGCCCGCCGGACCATGCCGTCTTGGTTGGGGACAAGGAATCAGACATGGAGGCGGCGCGCAACGCCGGCATTCGGGGAGCACAATTCACCGGGGGAGACCTTTTTGGATTTGTGCAAAAATTATTGTAA
- a CDS encoding polysaccharide biosynthesis tyrosine autokinase — protein MATAERDPQTWQVPEQTSSVTLTEFINSIKRNKGVFWTTLLVCLAIGVAICLILPARYSSRAEMLVEGTNGGGISPSPENIAADITVPGAVYPLTTQVELIQTPKVYFDALEEAGIERPQTLEEYRALPQVSVVQKKESNVINLLVDGGNKDQVKKLAEAYPRAFQRFSDSKRTEAAARAQQFVEQRLKEEADALKQAETEFAAFKQSKRVVDSTSEIQFRQGQLAQARLTFVESQGIEQAALANASEAERALARTPKQRPRLIDLQNYERVNQSREQLNLLKVRRAELVQTYKDTAPQVKEVDAQIKVQEDHIADLESSLKATLMEDNPEYDIAVRRLSEANANKDAAISRRTELGRIVDQRQAELDALGSFTQEQREFERRIGLHTQSIVNMEQLRDRVALRNNQVRSTVEPVTGAIFAEQTQPNWAVTMAIASVLGLALAIVFSIVRDSSLDKVNSREEAYVLSGHSNLSNIPDRSRSKHPIITNPQTNLAFEAYRVLRSNIAVHGRASEMKSLTVSSTLRREGKSVVASNLAIAFVLNGQRTILVDADMRHPTIHTLFGLQDKPGLGDLLIGSAGVNDVLQPTTVDGLYVVTCGTIPANATEVMGSPRMQEIINMLTAQADMLVVDSPHVIGLADAPSLAAATDASILIWQPGRASKSEFREAVANLEASSPAFLGYVANRVSAKDAHITGA, from the coding sequence ATGGCGACGGCAGAACGCGACCCCCAAACCTGGCAGGTGCCGGAACAGACCTCGTCGGTCACGCTCACCGAGTTCATCAACTCGATCAAACGGAACAAAGGGGTCTTCTGGACCACCCTCCTCGTTTGTTTGGCCATCGGGGTGGCGATCTGCCTCATCCTCCCCGCACGCTACTCGTCCCGGGCCGAAATGCTCGTTGAAGGGACCAACGGAGGCGGCATCAGCCCCTCCCCCGAAAACATCGCCGCCGATATCACCGTCCCGGGTGCCGTCTATCCCCTGACGACCCAAGTCGAACTGATCCAAACCCCCAAAGTCTATTTCGATGCGTTGGAAGAAGCTGGCATCGAAAGGCCGCAAACGCTGGAGGAATACCGGGCCCTCCCCCAAGTCTCGGTCGTGCAAAAGAAAGAAAGCAACGTCATCAACCTCCTGGTCGATGGCGGGAACAAAGACCAAGTCAAGAAATTGGCTGAAGCCTATCCCCGAGCATTCCAAAGGTTCAGCGACAGCAAACGGACTGAAGCCGCCGCGCGCGCCCAACAATTTGTTGAACAACGGCTAAAAGAAGAAGCCGACGCCCTCAAACAGGCAGAAACTGAGTTTGCCGCCTTCAAGCAATCAAAACGCGTCGTCGATAGCACGTCAGAAATCCAATTCCGACAAGGTCAGCTGGCCCAAGCCCGCCTGACGTTCGTTGAATCCCAAGGAATCGAACAAGCCGCGCTCGCCAATGCCAGCGAAGCCGAGCGAGCCCTGGCCCGGACGCCCAAACAGCGTCCCCGCCTCATCGACCTCCAAAACTACGAACGGGTCAACCAATCCCGCGAACAACTTAACCTCCTCAAGGTTCGCCGCGCGGAACTGGTGCAAACCTACAAAGATACGGCACCCCAAGTCAAAGAGGTCGATGCCCAAATCAAAGTCCAAGAAGACCACATCGCCGACCTCGAGAGCTCATTGAAGGCGACGTTGATGGAGGACAACCCTGAATACGATATCGCCGTCCGCCGCCTGAGCGAAGCCAATGCCAACAAAGATGCCGCCATCTCCCGGCGCACTGAACTGGGCCGCATCGTGGATCAACGACAAGCCGAGCTCGATGCGCTGGGGAGTTTCACCCAAGAACAACGGGAATTTGAACGGAGGATCGGGCTCCACACCCAATCCATCGTGAACATGGAACAGTTGCGCGATCGCGTCGCCCTTCGCAACAACCAAGTCCGGTCGACCGTTGAACCTGTTACGGGTGCCATTTTTGCCGAACAAACCCAGCCGAACTGGGCCGTGACGATGGCGATCGCTTCGGTGCTCGGGTTGGCCCTGGCCATTGTCTTCAGCATCGTCCGCGACTCTTCGCTGGACAAGGTCAACAGCCGCGAGGAAGCCTATGTCCTTTCCGGCCACAGCAACCTTTCCAACATCCCGGATCGCAGCCGCAGCAAACACCCCATCATCACAAACCCGCAAACCAACCTGGCATTTGAAGCCTATCGGGTTCTCAGATCCAACATTGCAGTGCATGGCCGGGCCAGCGAAATGAAGTCGCTGACCGTTTCCAGCACACTCCGGCGAGAAGGCAAATCGGTGGTGGCTTCCAACCTGGCTATCGCTTTTGTCCTCAACGGCCAGCGGACGATCCTGGTGGATGCCGATATGCGGCACCCGACAATCCACACGCTTTTTGGGTTGCAGGATAAGCCGGGCCTGGGTGACCTGCTCATCGGTTCGGCGGGCGTCAACGACGTCCTTCAGCCGACCACCGTCGACGGGCTGTATGTCGTCACTTGCGGCACAATCCCCGCCAATGCGACAGAAGTCATGGGATCACCCCGCATGCAGGAAATCATCAACATGCTGACGGCCCAGGCCGATATGCTCGTTGTGGATTCGCCGCACGTCATCGGCCTTGCGGATGCGCCCTCGTTGGCGGCCGCAACCGATGCCTCCATCCTCATTTGGCAGCCCGGCCGGGCCAGCAAGTCTGAATTCCGCGAAGCCGTCGCCAACCTGGAAGCGTCGTCGCCGGCGTTCCTTGGGTATGTCGCCAACCGGGTGAGCGCCAAGGACGCCCACATCACCGGCGCCTAA
- a CDS encoding exosortase-associated EpsI family protein: MKRVAIVVAPVLAIMAGIGIYGSAPKGAKHTEAWLEDMMLTEVGDYQLAPKEFGSKISYKMGDVSYEVLKPIGIACQIMEDSKGNQIDVVVIAGDSMEAFHDQKICFNAQGWTLTTLENRELETKTRGKIPITWMTIQRGDSPKQEAMYIFRTPNGFANYDSAKIEFLKAKVKDPFAETLGFSYRFVSMTPGITEQDLREFAANYIDQLNESTKGIL, encoded by the coding sequence ATGAAACGCGTGGCAATCGTTGTTGCGCCGGTGCTGGCAATCATGGCCGGAATCGGCATTTATGGTTCTGCACCCAAGGGGGCAAAGCACACCGAGGCGTGGCTTGAAGACATGATGCTGACCGAAGTCGGCGACTACCAGCTTGCCCCAAAGGAGTTCGGCTCCAAGATCAGCTACAAAATGGGCGACGTCAGCTACGAAGTCCTGAAGCCGATCGGCATCGCCTGTCAGATCATGGAAGACTCGAAGGGCAACCAGATCGACGTCGTGGTGATCGCCGGTGATTCGATGGAGGCCTTCCACGACCAAAAAATCTGCTTCAACGCTCAGGGTTGGACGTTGACCACTCTGGAAAACCGCGAGTTGGAGACCAAGACCCGGGGCAAAATTCCGATCACGTGGATGACCATCCAACGGGGCGATTCGCCGAAGCAGGAAGCCATGTACATTTTTCGCACACCGAATGGCTTTGCCAATTACGACAGCGCGAAAATCGAATTCCTGAAAGCCAAGGTCAAAGATCCGTTTGCTGAGACGCTCGGATTCTCGTACCGGTTCGTGAGCATGACGCCGGGGATCACGGAACAAGACCTGCGCGAGTTTGCCGCTAACTATATCGACCAGCTGAACGAGTCGACAAAGGGCATCCTTTAA
- a CDS encoding exosortase/archaeosortase family protein gives MSTAAIPEEPQIAPTGFPKLTVDGVREWAMQPQVLGGGAIIALFLAAFSTFSVTTFQLWIEPDSYYQHAPLVPFAMGYLLYHNREKILAAPIKPTLWPLPLLIAICGLQIVAMWTFFLAPQSLLFVAGLATLSLMFYGWQRTWHMLPAIGYSIMALPIWNRIIDDHTNNLQIWSTSGAYYLLKIIGMEPFRAEPTVINLPHYNLYIAAACSGMKLTLALIASTALIMMIARLKWWGNLILLGLMLPLAVAINSLRIALIGILGNQFGSDAGEWMHHYGSYGTLLLAFWILYFTAKKLGWKV, from the coding sequence ATGAGCACAGCCGCAATCCCAGAAGAGCCGCAGATCGCCCCGACGGGTTTTCCAAAACTAACCGTCGATGGGGTGCGCGAATGGGCCATGCAACCCCAAGTCTTGGGGGGGGGCGCCATCATCGCGCTTTTCCTGGCCGCATTCAGCACATTCTCGGTCACGACTTTTCAGCTTTGGATCGAGCCGGACAGTTATTACCAGCACGCGCCGCTGGTGCCCTTTGCCATGGGCTACCTGCTCTACCATAACCGGGAGAAGATCCTGGCGGCGCCGATCAAGCCGACCCTGTGGCCGCTGCCGCTGTTGATTGCCATTTGCGGCTTGCAGATCGTTGCGATGTGGACCTTCTTTTTGGCGCCCCAAAGTCTGCTGTTTGTTGCCGGCCTGGCCACTTTGTCGTTGATGTTCTATGGCTGGCAGCGGACCTGGCACATGTTGCCGGCGATCGGTTATTCGATCATGGCGTTGCCGATTTGGAACCGCATCATCGACGACCACACGAACAACCTCCAGATCTGGTCGACTTCCGGGGCCTATTACCTGCTCAAGATCATTGGCATGGAGCCGTTCCGGGCCGAACCGACGGTGATCAACTTACCGCACTATAACCTGTACATTGCAGCCGCCTGCAGCGGGATGAAGCTGACGCTCGCGTTGATCGCTTCGACTGCTCTGATCATGATGATCGCCCGGCTGAAGTGGTGGGGCAACTTGATTTTGCTCGGGCTGATGTTGCCGCTCGCGGTGGCGATCAACTCGCTTCGGATTGCACTGATCGGCATCTTGGGCAACCAATTTGGCAGCGACGCCGGCGAATGGATGCACCATTACGGGAGCTACGGCACGTTGCTGCTCGCCTTTTGGATCCTTTACTTCACGGCTAAGAAACTCGGGTGGAAAGTATGA
- a CDS encoding sugar transferase, with protein MRRQGGAARLPRYEQPSFKFLKRSADIVISLIGLILLFPIFLILALVVLTADGGPVFFKQQRLGQRGKLFWMYKFRSMRKDAEKALKELLERDPAAKKEFEETYKLKNDPRLIRFGSVMRKTSLDELPQLINVLIGNMSIVGPRPIVEPEAAKYGDDIDVYLKMKPGCAGLWQCSGRNDTTYQERIELDKDYYWHASFRRDFVVLYRTAVSMLTGRGAY; from the coding sequence ATGAGACGGCAGGGCGGAGCGGCCCGCCTCCCGCGCTATGAGCAGCCTAGCTTCAAGTTTTTGAAGCGGTCGGCCGATATCGTGATCTCGTTGATCGGCTTGATTTTGTTGTTCCCCATTTTCTTGATCTTGGCCTTGGTGGTGCTGACCGCCGATGGCGGACCAGTTTTTTTCAAACAGCAACGGCTGGGCCAAAGGGGCAAGCTCTTTTGGATGTACAAGTTCCGATCCATGCGCAAGGATGCCGAAAAGGCGCTTAAGGAGCTGCTGGAGCGGGATCCGGCGGCCAAGAAGGAATTTGAAGAAACCTACAAACTCAAAAACGACCCGCGGTTGATCCGGTTCGGCTCTGTGATGCGCAAGACGAGCTTGGATGAGTTGCCGCAGCTGATCAACGTCCTGATTGGCAACATGAGCATTGTCGGGCCCCGGCCGATTGTTGAACCGGAAGCTGCCAAGTATGGGGACGACATCGACGTCTATTTGAAAATGAAACCCGGATGTGCCGGGCTTTGGCAGTGTAGCGGGCGGAACGACACCACCTACCAAGAACGCATTGAATTGGACAAAGACTATTATTGGCACGCTTCTTTTAGGAGGGACTTTGTGGTGTTGTACCGGACAGCGGTTTCCATGTTGACCGGGCGGGGTGCCTATTAA